A genomic region of Oncorhynchus mykiss isolate Arlee chromosome 2, USDA_OmykA_1.1, whole genome shotgun sequence contains the following coding sequences:
- the ptprz1a gene encoding receptor-type tyrosine-protein phosphatase zeta isoform X5: protein METAVSRGLLLAQLLIVCQLAELVQGYGYRAQRKFSEDIDWSYAGTLNQNNWAKKYPSCNNARQSPINIEEELTQVKVQFQKLKFEGWEEAMSDGTTIKNDGKTVAVNPEGDFYVSGGGLRGRFKVGRITFHWGRCNASSEGSEHSLNGVKYPLEMQIYCYEAHRFESLDYAIKDGGRITALSVLFETSIEDNDNYIAIIDGINSVSRFGKSGRVGPFSLRGLLPNSTEKYFIYNGSLTTPPCTETVEWIVFKNTVAISDTQLEMFCEVMTMQQAGYVMLMDYLQNNYREQQQQFMGQAFSSYTGTEEVLTPICSSEPENVQADPHNLTSLLVMWERPRAVYDAGIEKYSVTYKLAQGEDPPAFEYLTDGDQDVGAILQDLMANTSYVVQVLAVCTNGLYGRVSEQLTVDMPIDDPEETPDPDSTGFAEEEDYGPRVEPGEDQDNDMDWTTPSSTTTRPKTTTGLPSLPLPGIRTTTPSVQRRTTTPVSPFKTTQPNRSHTSTEPSVRYRTTTRAPAEGAVSPGSRGSGSTQKYTTTATMPLSRIDDVTTSSTRKEKGRGVVHPVTVPSGKGSGVPMAIPLPESWTVATSSPSLFQGVPPQPTSPSMPLFSSTASSFGSVLSQTTQPVFNATPLHSKDRWVSALRTSAPPSSSSRTASPVTPTLTPDLQTVDSNASGSTLSGEAQEELDEEWDRIQSSASASASGEGMFPYIPTAPPPFTSEVAASPDSDNDERSSAFYFESESGSAVATETAGSTATVSAITAAVPWPLGGEEQSGSGQGESPYDNEMSSDFSIPERTERDSEEEEPIAEASNSSHESRVGLARDKERRAVVPLAVVSTLTFVGLIILVGILIYWRKCFQTAHFYIEDNTSPRVISVPPTPLLTATDEHEAVAVKQFVKHVTELHHTNAFSREFEILKECYEEVQVCTVDLGITADGSNHPDNKNKNRYINILAYDHSRVRLSTQADKDGKSGDYINANYVDGFNKSRAYIAAQGPLKSSTEDFWRMVWEQNVGVIIMITNLVEKGRRKCDQYWPLESQDEYGGFLVTVKSSKVLAHYTERTFTLRNTKVQKGSLKGRINERTVTQYHYTQWPDMGVPEYTLPVLTFVQKSSKARTDDMGPVVVHCSAGVGRTGTYIVLDSMLKQIKEEGTVNIMGFLKHIRTQRNHLVQTEEQYVFIHDALVEAILGKETEVSSSLIHSYVNDLLTPGPSGRTQLEKQFKLVSQSNAKQCDYSAALKECNREKNRNSSLIPVERSRVCLSTVVGETTSDYINASYITGYRQSTEFIVTQNPLAGTVTDFWRMIWDHNAQVIITLPGTPATLGTPSLAEGEEPYVYWPRKEQTISCEAFTVTLRSENHVCLANEEMLVVQDYVLEATQDDYVLEVRHYRAPRWPNPDSPISSTFELLSLVREESSSKEGPMVVHDEVGGVTAGTFCALSTLVCQLELESSVDVYQVAKMINLMRPGTFTDVEQYQFLYKAMLSLVGTQEDERTLQSSDNNGTVPGGPVSTAESLESLV, encoded by the exons GGACTCTCAACCAAAACAACTGGGCCAAGAAGTACCCATCATGTAACAATGCCAGACAGTCGCCCATCAACATCGAGGAGGAGCTGACACAGGTCAAAGTTCAGTTCCAAAAGCTGAAGTTCGAGGGCTGGGAGGAAGCGATGTCTGATGGGACCACCATCAAGAATGACGGCAAGACAG TGGCGGTGAACCCAGAGGGGGACTTCTATGTGAGTGGAGGGGGACTGAGGGGCAGGTTTAAGGTGGGAAGAATCACCTTCCACTGGGGACGCTGCAACGCCTCCTCAGAGGGCTCCGAACACAGCCTCAACGGGGTGAAGTACCCCCTTGAG ATGCAGATCTACTGTTATGAAGCGCATCGCTTTGAGTCCTTAGACTACGCCATCAAGGACGGGGGCAGGATCACAGCTCTCTCTGTGCTGTTTGAG ACTAGCATCGAAGACAATGACAACTACATAGCCATTATCGATGGAATCAACAGTGTCAGTCGATTCG GTAAGAGTGGGAGGGTGGGTCCCTTCTCTCTCCGGGGCCTCCTGCCCAACTCCACAGAGAAGTACTTCATCTACAACGGCTCCCTCACCACCCCACCCTGCACTGAGACCGTGGAGTGGATCGTCttcaagaacactgtggccatcTCCGACACGCAG ctggaaatgttCTGTGAGGTGATGACCATGCAGCAGGCGGGCTACGTGATGCTGATGGACTACCTGCAGAACAACTAcagggagcagcagcagcagttcaTGGGCCAGGCCTTCTCCTCCTACACCGGCACAGAGGAGGTCCTCACTCCCA tctgcaGTTCAGAGCCGGAGAACGTGCAGGCAGACCCCCATAACCTGACCAGCCTGCTGGTGATGTGGGAGCGGCCACGGGCGGTGTACGACGCCGGGATAGAGAAGTACTCAGTTACCTACAAGCTGGCCCAGGGAGAGGACCCTCCGGCCTTTGAGTACCTGACCGACGGAGACCAGGATGTG GGGGCCATATTGCAGGACCTGATGGCCAACACCAGCTACGTGGTTCAGGTCTTGGCGGTCTGCACCAACGGTCTGTACGGCCGCGTGAGCGAGCAGCTGACTGTCGACATGCCGATCGACGACCCTG AGGAGACCCCTGATCCAGATTCTACTGGATTTGCAGAGGAA GAGGACTATGGACCCCGGGTTGAACCGGGTGAAGACCAGGACAATGACATGGACTGGACCACCCCAAGCTCTACGACGACCAGGCCCAAAACAACCACTGGCCTACCAAGCCTCCCTTTGCCTGGTATCAGAACAACCACCCCTTCTGTCCAGAGGAGAACCACCACTCCAGTGTCTCCTTTCAAGACCACTCAGCCCAACCGATCCCATACGTCCACGGAGCCGAGTGTAAGGTACCGCACCACGACCAGAGCTCCAGCAGAGGGGGCCGTCTCACCAGGCAGCAGAGGGAGCGGGAGTACACAGAAGTATACCACAACAGCGACCATGCCACTGTCTCGCATTGATGACGTCACCACTTCCTCAACCAGAAAGGAGAAGGGCAGAGGGGTGGTGCACCCCGTGACCGTCCCAAGCGGCAAAGGCAGCGGTGTTCCCATGGCCATCCCTCTCCCGGAAAGCTGGACCGTGGCCACTTCTTCCCCCTCCCTTTTTCAGGGGGTACCACCACAGCCTACAAGTCCCAGCATGCCCTTGTTTTCGTCCACTGCCTCCTCCTTCGGCAGCGTTCTCTCGCAGACCACGCAGCCGGTGTTCAACG CCACGCCGCTCCACTCCAAGGACCGCTGGGTCTCGGCCCTCCGAACCTCCGcccccccctcttcttcctcccgcACGGCCTCCCCCGTCACCCCCACCCTCACCCCTGACCTGCAGACGGTAGACAGTAATGCGTCTGGCTCGACCCTGTCGGGAGAAGCTCAGGAGGAGCTAGATGAAGAGTGGGACAGGATTCAGAGTTCAGCCTCGGCCTCGGCCTCAGGGGAGGGAATGTTCCCTTACATCCCCACCGCCCCCCCCCCATTCACCTCTGAGGTTGCCGCCTCTCCCGATTCCGACAATGATGAACGCTCCTCTGCGTTTTACTTTGAGAGTGAGAGTGGCAGTGCTGTCGCCACGGAGACGGCGGGGAGCACAGCAACAGTATCTGCGATAACTGCGGCGGTGCCCTGGCCGCTAGGTGGGGAGGAGCAGAGTGGCTCGGGCCAGGGCGAGAGCCCTTACGACAACGAGATGTCCTCAGACTTCAGTATCCCTGAGCGCACAGAGAGagactctgaggaggaggagccaATCGCAG AGGCCAGTAACAGCAGCCATGAGTCCAGGGTGGGTCTGGCCAGGGATAAGGAGAGGAGGGCCGTGGTCCCTCTGGCGGTGGTCTCCACCCTCACCTTCGTGGGACTCATCATCCTGGTGGGCATCCTCATCTACTGGAG AAAGTGTTTCCAGACTGCCCATTTCTACATAGAGGACAACACATCGCCCAGAGTCATATCTGTTCCACCCACACCATTGCTTACAGCTACAG ATGAACATGAAGCCGTTGCGGTGAAGCAGTTTGTCAAGCACGTGACAGAGCTCCACCACACCAACGCATTCTCCCGGGAGTTTGAG ATATTGAAAGAGTGTTACGAG GAGGTGCAGGTGTGCACAGTGGACCTGGGTATCACCGCAGACGGCTCCAACCATCCAGACAACAAGAACAAGAACCGATACATCAATATCCTGGCCT ATGACCACAGCCGAGTAAGACTCTCAACCCAGGCTGACAAAGACGGGAAGAGTGGAGATTACATTAACGCAAACTACGTTGAC GGTTTCAACAAGTCCAGGGCCTACATCGCGGCCCAGGGCCCTCTCAAGTCCAGCACCGAGGACTTCTGGAGGATGGTGTGGGAGCAGAACGTGGGCGTCATTATCATGATTACCAATCTGGTGGAGAAGGGACGG AGGAAGTGTGACCAGTACTGGCCCCTGGAGAGCCAGGATGAGTACGGTGGTTTCCTGGTGACGGTGAAGAGCAGCAAGGTTCTGGCCCACTACACCGAGAGAACTTTCACCCTCAGGAACACCAAGGTCCAAAAG GGTTCACTGAAGGGGCGGATTAACGAGCGGACCGTGACACAGTACCACTACACCCAGTGGCCAGACATGGGCGTGCCTGAGTACACACTCCCCGTGCTCACCTTCGTCCAGAAGTCCTCCAAAGCCAGGACAGATGACATGGGGCCTGTCGTAGTGCACTGCAG TGCGGGCGTAGGCAGGACTGGCACCTACATAGTGTTGGATAGCATGCTGAAGCAGATCAAAGAAGAGGGCACGGTCAACATCATGGGTTTCCTCAAACACATCCGCACACAGAGGAACCACCTGGTACAGACAGAG GAGCAGTATGTGTTCATCCACGACGCCCTGGTGGAGGCCATCTTGGGCAAGGAGACGGAGGTTTCCTCCAGCCTCATCCACAGCTACGTCAATGACCTCCTGACCCCAGGGCCCTCCGGCAGGACGCAGCTGGAGAAACAGTTTAAG CTGGTATCCCAGTCCAATGCCAAACAGTGTGACTACTCGGCAGCCCTGAAAGAGTGCAACAGAGAGAAGAACAGAAACTCCTCTTTAATACCCG TTGAAAGGTCACGGGTGTGTCTGTCCACGGTGGTGGGAGAAACTACATCAGATTACATCAACGCCTCATACATTACG GGGTACCGGCAGAGCACTGAGTTCATCGTGACCCAGAACCCACTGGCCGGCACAGTGACAGACTTCTGGAGGATGATCTGGGATCACAACGCTCAGGTCATCATCACACTGCCGGGAACACCAGCAACACTGGGAACACCAAGCCTG GCAGAGGGGGAGGAGCCGTACGTGTACTGGCCCCGCAAGGAGCAGACAATCAGCTGTGAGGCGTTCACAGTGACCCTGCGGAGCGAGAACCATGTGTGTCTGGCCAACGAGGAGATGCTGGTGGTGCAGGACTATGTCCTGGAGGCTACACAG GATGACTATGTTCTGGAGGTGAGGCACTACCGGGCGCCTCGCTGGCCCAACCCAGACAGCCCCATCAGCAGCACCTTCGAGCTGCTCAGCCTGGTGAGGGAGGAGAGCTCCTCCAAGGAGGGCCCCATGGTTGTCCATGACGA GGTTGGCGGTGTGACTGCGGGAACCTTCTGTGCCCTGTCTACTCTGGTGTGCCAACTAGAGTTGGAGAGCTCTGTGGACGTGTACCAGGTGGCCAAGATGATCAACCTCATGAGGCCCGGGACCTTCACTGATGTT GAGCAGTACCAGTTCCTGTACAAAGCCATGCTGAGCCTGGTTGGCACACAGGAGGACGAGAGGACGCTCCAGTCCTCTGACAACAACGGAACGGTCCCAGGGGGCCCTGTCAGCACAGCCGAGAGCCTTGAGTCCCTGGTGTAA